ACTGTGATGGCCCAATACCAACAATAGGGGCTATCACACCCCCCAAAACGTGATACAATCCCTGATATTGTCCTGTATTTTCAATAGCCATCACATCACGGATATCTTCCACTACGCAAATTATGGTTTGGTCTCTGCGTGTATTAGTACAGATATTACATGTAGGAGCATCTGAAATGTTATAGCATGTTTTGCAATAAACAGTTTTGATACGCATTTTCACCAGCGCTTCAGCAAGGGCTCTGGTTTTATTTTCTTCTTCTTTGAGCAGGTGTAATACTAATCTCATAGCAGTTTTTTTGCCGACACTTGGTAGCTTTGCAAATTCTTCTACCGCATTTTCTATAAGTGTTGAAGGGAAGTTCATAATTGTAAAAGCTTAACCATGCAAAGATATATAAAAATAAGTAAATTTGCGCAACAGATAATTTTAATGGAATTAATTACCAGAACCATAGAATTTAATACAAAGGGCAATACCGACATTATTGACATTACCAATAACATAGAGGATATTGTGAGCAGTTCAGGATTAAAAGAAGGCTCAGCTACTATTTTTGCGATAGGTTCAACTGCGGGAATAACGACTGTGGAATATGAACCAGGCCTTGTTAAGACCGATCTGCCCGGATTTTTTGAAAAATTAGCGCCCTATAAAGATCCTTATGCACATCATAATACCTGGGGAGACGATAATGGCGCTTCACACGTGAGAGCATCCCTGCTGGGTTGTTCTATTGTTGTACCATTTAATAATGGAAAGCTGCTTCTTGGTACCTGGCAACAGGTGATTTTCATAGATTTCGACACACATCCCCGGTCAAGGAAGGTAGTGGTGCAGGTTTTTGGAAAGTAGCGCGGATTGACGATCTGTGTATAAATAGACGCTAATAAAGGAAGTTAGGTAAAATGAGGGCAATATTTACCCCGTGCAATTCATTTTAAGCTGTAAAAAGCACCTGCTCCCTTTTGTCCGCCTGGATTTAGTAATTCTTTTTCAACTAATTCCGAAAGGTCATTACTTGCTGTATTTCTGGAGCAATCATTTATTTCCTGATACGTGCTATTTGTAATCTTTTCATTTTCTTTTGTATAAAGAATAGCTTTTATTTGTCCCATATTACTAATAATGTCCCTTAAATGTCCCTTAAATGTCCCTTAAATGTCCCTTAAATGTCCCTTAAATGTCCCTTAAATGTCCCTTA
This DNA window, taken from Cytophagales bacterium, encodes the following:
- the recR gene encoding recombination protein RecR, producing MNFPSTLIENAVEEFAKLPSVGKKTAMRLVLHLLKEEENKTRALAEALVKMRIKTVYCKTCYNISDAPTCNICTNTRRDQTIICVVEDIRDVMAIENTGQYQGLYHVLGGVIAPIVGIGPSQLNIDPLIARTVDSAVKEVILALSPTMDGDTTAYYITKQLKDSNVVVSTIARGIPIGGELEYADEITLGRSIVARTTDQV
- a CDS encoding YjbQ family protein; this translates as MELITRTIEFNTKGNTDIIDITNNIEDIVSSSGLKEGSATIFAIGSTAGITTVEYEPGLVKTDLPGFFEKLAPYKDPYAHHNTWGDDNGASHVRASLLGCSIVVPFNNGKLLLGTWQQVIFIDFDTHPRSRKVVVQVFGK